The following are encoded together in the Sediminitomix flava genome:
- a CDS encoding enoyl-CoA hydratase/isomerase family protein, which produces MSLVDYTVKNRVAYVTLNRPEKRNALNPEMIHDLKQAFIYAKSDEEARVIVLQANGTVFCAGADLAYMKDLQDYSYEENLVDSRNLRDLFYLMYMHPKVIIAEIHGHAIAGGCGLVSVCDFAFCSNQAKLGYTEVKIGFIPAIVMIFLIRKIGESKAKELLLTGNLIDAERAHEYGLINHVLTHAELNEFVINFAEKLSKENSEQSISTTKRMIAEIQGLNLVDALDYAAEKNAKERNSLDCKRGIAAFLAKEKIIW; this is translated from the coding sequence ATGTCTTTGGTAGATTATACCGTCAAAAATAGAGTGGCATACGTGACGCTCAATCGACCAGAAAAGCGAAATGCTCTTAACCCAGAAATGATTCATGACTTGAAGCAAGCTTTTATTTATGCAAAATCAGATGAGGAAGCCAGAGTAATTGTATTACAAGCTAATGGAACAGTATTCTGTGCAGGAGCAGATTTGGCATACATGAAGGACCTTCAAGATTATTCTTATGAAGAAAACCTGGTTGACTCCCGAAACTTGAGAGATTTATTCTACCTCATGTATATGCATCCCAAAGTAATCATAGCTGAAATACATGGACATGCTATTGCAGGAGGTTGCGGATTGGTATCGGTATGTGATTTTGCTTTTTGTTCTAATCAAGCAAAGTTGGGATATACAGAAGTGAAAATTGGTTTTATTCCAGCCATAGTAATGATTTTTTTGATTCGAAAAATAGGAGAATCAAAAGCAAAAGAATTATTACTGACGGGGAATCTGATCGATGCTGAAAGGGCTCATGAATATGGATTAATTAACCATGTTTTGACACATGCAGAACTGAATGAATTTGTCATCAATTTTGCAGAAAAGTTGTCAAAAGAAAACTCTGAGCAGTCGATTTCGACAACAAAAAGGATGATTGCAGAGATTCAAGGTCTTAATTTGGTTGATGCCTTAGATTATGCTGCCGAAAAAAATGCTAAAGAACGAAATAGTTTGGATTGTAAGAGAGGAATTGCGGCATTTTTAGCCAAAGAAAAAATCATTTGGTAA